In Rhodanobacter denitrificans, the sequence GCGAAAAACGCTGCGGCTGAAGCCGCGATAGAAGGTTCTCACGATGTCACGGGCGGCAAAGGCACGGTTCGGCAGATGGAAGAAGTTGCGGAAGATCTCGCCGCCGCCACCATTCAGCGCAATGCGCCCGTCGGCAGTTTGCTGCAAGCGGGTGTGGCGGTCGGCGCCCGGATCATCGATGCCGTCACTGGGCAGGCCGTCGAAGAACAGCGCGCTCTGCTCCAGGGCTTCGATGTCAGGCATCGGAAAACCACGATTCATCGCGCGTTTGTCGATTGCTTCGAGCGCGAGGTCGGCCGCAGCAGCCACGGTCCGGGCTGCCGCCACGTCGGCGGAGTCGGCATCGCCATATACAAACAGCCGAGGCCGCACACCGGCATCAAGCAACCCTGCGACAATCAGGCGTGAATCGAAACCGCCCGACAAAGCCGCATTGACCCGACCCGGAAAGGCCGATGCCACCTCGGACGAAGTCGTGCGCAGATGCCCGGTGATGGCCTCCACCGCCTCGTCCAACGAGTGGAACTCAGGCGCCTGCACCTCGAAACCGCGGGGGAAGCGCTGCCACGTACTGCGGCGCCGAAAATCCTGGACACGCCCGAGGGGAAGCAGGTCGACACCGCGCGCGACCGATTGGCATGAATGCGCCGCCCCCAGCAGTACGTATTCAATCGCCGAGGCGGCGTCAGGTTCGACGCGCTGCCCATAAGCGCAGACAGCCAGCCAGCTAGTACTGAAAAAACAGCCATCTGCACTCGTGTAAATGCGTATGAAGCCCAAAGCGTCGTTCAACAGCCAAGTTTGTTCGCCCGTGTCGAGGAACAGCGCAAAGTTGCCGCGCAGCGAACCTTCTTCCAGACGCCCCGTCGCGCGAACTTCGTCGAGCAGTGACGCCAACGCCTGCCGGCCGAAATAACCGCGAAACCACAGTGGACCGACGCAGCAAGCTGCCCCCAATGGGCTTTGAACGACGCAATCCTCGACTCGCCGTTGCTCCGGATGCCCCCACGCGACAACGCTGCCTCCGTTCCATTCGATCTGCGTGGCACGGATAAACCGTTGCCGCTCCAACGAGCGTGCCGCGCGGGTTTGCCCGTCGGAATCGCCGCCAACAAGGAATACCGACAGTGCGTTCAGCATGGATATGCGTCGCGTGCCGATACACAACCGAAGGAAGACACATTCAGGCCCATGACCTCACCGTCGATGAGTTACGACCGCCGTTCCTGTCCACGCTGCGATCATGTGACTTCCCTCCGAGTCTATCCGTGTTCCGCTGCAGCACACCGCTCACCCATGACCGCTTCACGACGAGGTCATTTCGTCGGTATCTCCACCCGCAACACAATATCTTCAACCTCCGACCCGGATCCAAACCGGTGAACCGCCTCAAAATGCCGACCATTCCCCCTGCGAAACAGGGTTCCGTGGCTGGCACGGTCTTCATGTGTGCGCACCACCAGTAGACTGCCCTCGGGTTCGGTCAGGTAGCACCCGATGTTCGCTACCATTGCCGAAAGGACCGTGGGAGAAAAATATCCGCTGTTGAGCACATTAGCTGCACGAACAAAATCAAATCTTGCCTCGAATTCACTGTTGTACCTGCTTATATCATCGGTGCACACGGTGATACCAGACTTGGCCAGCGCTCGTGGGGTAACCAGCTTCACTTCACTGATCCGGGCGTCGTCCGGATTACGCAACATTCGATGCACCTGATGAGTGAATAATGTATTGATGAACTTGCGCAAGATGAAAAGCCCGTTGTAATAATCGCGGCGCGTCACCCAGGGCTTCATGGTGACAAAGGGAAAATCGAACCGAAGCGGAAATCCGCCGGGATCGACCAACGCGTAGCACCGTGGAAACACCTTCACCAAGAAGGCGTCGATCAGAATGTCGGTACCGACAACCTCGACTTCGCGCCCGCCCCGGCTCAGATCATCGTATAGCTCGACTGTGCTTATGCCGGAAGAAATCCCGACGTCCAGAACCCTGAGCGTCGGTGGCGCATGGTGCAGGAGATACTCCTGGAGATACGGATTGATGTCGGAGAAGCGATCGTGAAATGTAGTCTTGTAGGTCCTGTTTCTCGTCATCAGCGAGGTGAAAAAGTCCTCCTCCATGCGTGGAGTAAGACGCTCCGACGGGGTTTCGAAAAAAGTCTTGGCTGCTAGCATGGAGTTCGTATATCGCGATGACATTTTATTGTGGCGGACTACCCCGATGACGTTTCGATTCTACTCGCCCGTGGTTCGGAGCGCTCATCACGAACTCTGCCAGGAAGTCATCTGTTCGCCCATGGATGAAGCCAAAGCATGGCGCTGAGCTCGCAGGAAGGCGAGTGATCGGTCGAAACATCCTTCAGCTGTCAACTGGCGACGCTGCTCTATCAAGACCCGCTTGGTCATTCAATTTTCTGACGAAAAAATCAGGGCGTCCCGGACTCCATGGCGCCATTTCCTGCCGGAGCGCTCGGTGTCCGAGAGAGCGTTGCGGCGGATAGTCGTTGTGGAACTTCGCATAGCGTTCCGCGGCCGGCTCAGCAGCGCACAGCTCGGCGCGAATGCGCGGCGTGGTGCGGGCCAGCGGAGGCAAGGTCAGGAGCATGGATCGGTCCCAAGTTGCTGGTACAGTTGCTTCATCGCCTCACGCGTCCAGGCGCCACGCCATCGCGACCGTGCGCAGACTTCGCCATGCGATCACCAAAATTGACGTCATCCGATCAGGCCTTGCGAGCCATTTGCGCTCGAGCTTGAAATGCGTTGCCGATCACTAGGAGTGCATGCCGCCATGAAGCTCTACTACTACATTGACAAGCATGGAAATTTTGGCGACGACCTGAACCCTTGGTTATGGTCAAAGTTGATGCCCGACATAATAGATGACGACGACTCCGAGATCTTTGTTGGAATAGGGACATTGCTAAACAACAACATTCCAGCAGGTCCCAACAAAATCGTATTCGGGTCCGGCGTAGGTTATGGCTCCGCCTTGCCGACAGTGGACGAAAAGTGGAAGTTTTACTGTGTTCGTGGCCCCCTAACCGCCGCAAGGCTCAGACTCCCTAACGAATATGCGATAACGGATCCAGCGGCGCTAGCTCCCACCGTGTTCCGCCCAAACGGTCCGAAACGAGCCGGCATCGCGTTCATCCCTCATCACGTGAGCGCATGGAACCTGGACTGGGAACGCGTCTGTCGAGAGGTCGGCATACGCTATATCGACCCAAGAAAGGATGTCGACACCGTACTCGAGGAGATCTCCAGGTCGTCGGCAATCATTGCAGAGGCCATGCACGGCGCCATTTTGGCGGACTCTTTCAGAATACCTTGGATGCCGGTCGTGCTGTATGACCATATCCTCCAGCCAAAGTGGCACGACTGGGCTGGATCACTTGCTCTGAAATACTCCCCTGCCCAACTGAAGGGCGCGTGGGATCCCGATTACAATTACTCCAAATCGGACAGGCTCAAGATCGTTGCCAAAAGATCCCTTTGCAAGGTCGGTCTTGGTTCCACGACTTGGACACCACCGCCTGCCAAGAGCACAAACAAAGAAATCGAAAGTTTCATCATACAGTTCGAACGATTGACCAAAAACCCTTCGCTGACGCTGAGCAAGGACAGTATTTTCGACGAAGCCTCAAACCGCCTCATGGAGAAGCTGGAGCAGCTCAAAGCGGACTTCTCCTGATTCTGCGCATGACGGGACTCCGCTCTCGATGCACCTGCGAGGTCGGACTCTTTCCCAAGGCAGCGATCACGGAGGCGATCGCTGCCTTGGACACGGCCCACTCAATGTCTTCAGCTAACCTTTTGGCGGGGAAATCATATAGCGTCCCATTGCTTTCAAAAAGCATCCCACAGTTATACGACGTTCCGTCAAGAGGCGATGACCGAGAGCGATGGTGGACCGTGACCGCGTGCTGGATGCCGCGTACATCCACTGGGAAGCCAATCTTCGCCGCGCGGTCTGCACGTCGCTAATTTCAGTTGGTGAGAGATTAAGACCATTCTCGCCAGCAACCAGTTTTTGCAATATCAGGTCCGAATACTTTATGGCATTGATCGCGTTGGAAGTACTGGTCTTGTTCTCCGCATGCCGCTGCCATACACCCAATGATTTTTCAAAAAACCCAAGTTTTCCCTTCCTCTTGATAAGTTGAAGGAAGAACAGACGATCTTCATTGAAAAGCAACGTCTCATCGAAGCCGCCAACAGCATCAATGCACGATTTGCGGCATGTGATGGTCATCGGAATGACGCTACCCGCAATCATGTTGGAAAACAGGCCATCGCTCTCCAATTCGACAAAGCCCCCTCCCATGGTCTTTTTCGCCATTTTCCGAAACACGGGATGATCCAGGTCGTGGGAGATGAACTTGCCATCCACGTCCACAATATCCCGATCACTGAAGCACGCCGCCCAATCGGGAAATCGAGCCAAACCCGAAACT encodes:
- a CDS encoding polysaccharide pyruvyl transferase family protein: MKLYYYIDKHGNFGDDLNPWLWSKLMPDIIDDDDSEIFVGIGTLLNNNIPAGPNKIVFGSGVGYGSALPTVDEKWKFYCVRGPLTAARLRLPNEYAITDPAALAPTVFRPNGPKRAGIAFIPHHVSAWNLDWERVCREVGIRYIDPRKDVDTVLEEISRSSAIIAEAMHGAILADSFRIPWMPVVLYDHILQPKWHDWAGSLALKYSPAQLKGAWDPDYNYSKSDRLKIVAKRSLCKVGLGSTTWTPPPAKSTNKEIESFIIQFERLTKNPSLTLSKDSIFDEASNRLMEKLEQLKADFS
- a CDS encoding glycosyltransferase family 2 protein, coding for MSLSISVVIPAYNADKFIIRALASIESQTLKPDEIIVVDDGSTDRTALQVEEFARHSKLALMLERQPNRGSSAARNNGIRKASGELITFLDADDLIYPTFLERTVSGLARFPDWAACFSDRDIVDVDGKFISHDLDHPVFRKMAKKTMGGGFVELESDGLFSNMIAGSVIPMTITCRKSCIDAVGGFDETLLFNEDRLFFLQLIKRKGKLGFFEKSLGVWQRHAENKTSTSNAINAIKYSDLILQKLVAGENGLNLSPTEISDVQTARRRLASQWMYAASSTRSRSTIALGHRLLTERRITVGCFLKAMGRYMISPPKG